The Sulfurospirillum halorespirans DSM 13726 genome has a window encoding:
- a CDS encoding flavocytochrome c, with protein sequence MSQETIMSRRDALKLGFVGAGAAMLSASQAMAAAPTEKDVKFDEEYDVIVIGSGFAGLAAAAKSAERGYKVLILEKMGRVGGNSVINGGGMAIPNNPLQKKYGIEDSNEKFYADCLKAGLGINHVEMLELIAKRAFDAFDFAVKCGAQFQDDKPPLQFGGHSVARSVVTKNASGSGIIQPMAAFVEKLPGCKLVTRAKMDDFVMSNDGTTVIGVTARINYRFDNKLYSDDIENKTGEKKVYRAKKGVILASGGFAMDKMFRKMQDPRIPDDADTTNHDGATAGALLKAFQIGALPVHIDWIQQGPWASPDERGFGTSPHVTQGGTFKYGISVDVRNGKRFMNEMADRKTRADAQYVILRQDPKAYPVSLGTYNSFDQNVIETLDKALASGVMKKFDTLDALAANYKIPADALKATVKKYNEDVKNSVVDEFKKQTLPEIYGKEAIEMKGPFYASRQMPKPHHTMGGLKINTKAQVISANTNKPIPGFFAAGEVTGGTHGASRLGSCAITDCLVCGMVAGENI encoded by the coding sequence ATGAGTCAAGAGACAATAATGTCCAGAAGGGACGCTCTAAAATTAGGTTTCGTTGGAGCGGGTGCCGCAATGTTAAGCGCAAGTCAAGCAATGGCAGCAGCACCAACAGAGAAAGATGTTAAGTTTGATGAAGAGTACGATGTTATCGTTATTGGTTCAGGTTTTGCAGGTCTTGCAGCAGCAGCTAAATCAGCAGAGCGTGGTTATAAAGTATTAATCCTTGAAAAAATGGGTCGCGTTGGTGGCAACTCTGTTATCAACGGTGGTGGTATGGCTATACCAAACAATCCTTTACAGAAAAAATATGGCATTGAAGATTCCAACGAAAAATTTTATGCAGACTGCTTAAAAGCAGGTCTTGGTATTAACCACGTAGAAATGCTTGAATTGATTGCTAAAAGAGCATTTGACGCTTTTGATTTTGCCGTTAAATGTGGTGCACAATTTCAAGATGACAAACCACCTCTTCAATTCGGTGGTCATAGTGTTGCACGTTCCGTAGTTACAAAAAATGCAAGCGGCTCTGGAATTATTCAACCAATGGCAGCATTTGTAGAAAAACTTCCTGGTTGTAAACTTGTAACACGCGCTAAAATGGATGATTTTGTTATGAGCAATGATGGTACAACGGTTATCGGTGTAACAGCTCGTATCAACTACCGTTTTGACAACAAACTTTACAGTGATGATATCGAAAACAAAACAGGTGAGAAAAAAGTTTACCGTGCTAAAAAAGGTGTTATTTTAGCAAGCGGTGGTTTTGCAATGGATAAAATGTTTAGAAAAATGCAAGACCCACGTATTCCCGATGACGCTGATACAACAAATCATGATGGTGCAACCGCAGGCGCACTTTTAAAAGCTTTCCAAATCGGTGCACTCCCCGTGCATATTGACTGGATTCAACAAGGACCATGGGCAAGCCCGGATGAGAGAGGTTTTGGTACATCTCCACATGTAACACAAGGTGGCACATTCAAATACGGTATTTCCGTTGATGTTAGAAATGGTAAACGCTTTATGAACGAAATGGCAGATAGAAAAACCAGAGCGGACGCTCAGTATGTTATTCTTAGACAAGACCCAAAAGCATATCCAGTGTCACTTGGTACATATAATTCGTTTGATCAAAATGTTATTGAAACATTGGATAAAGCTTTAGCATCAGGTGTTATGAAAAAATTTGATACCCTTGATGCACTAGCTGCAAATTACAAAATTCCAGCGGATGCACTTAAAGCAACTGTTAAAAAATACAACGAAGATGTAAAAAATAGCGTAGTAGATGAATTCAAGAAACAAACACTTCCTGAAATCTATGGTAAAGAAGCGATTGAGATGAAAGGACCTTTCTACGCAAGTCGCCAGATGCCAAAACCTCACCATACAATGGGTGGTTTAAAAATCAATACCAAAGCTCAAGTTATTTCAGCTAACACCAACAAACCAATCCCAGGTTTCTTCGCTGCAGGCGAAGTCACAGGTGGAACACACGGTGCGAGTCGTTTAGGTAGTTGTGCGATTACAGATTGTCTAGTATGT
- a CDS encoding IS982 family transposase, whose translation MERDIITVYCLIDEYLKVSGIKDDVRAEISNAEVLLIGYMAVNDFNGNYFKAHQYVKMMHLVKEIDYTRFLRRLVKINDVLSTLFLFLGSLFQRLNGAKIYSVDSFPVELCQITRQSRVRLWSDPSLKGYNASKGRFFYGLKVHMVVTTDKEPVMVHISQGSIHDVTAGYQFMHNLPKESITIGDKGYISSKLEAFLKRFDIVLSPIGRSNMPREDFNEYCTKRRIRKGVETAFSMITAKFGKVIKATTIGGFLTKLRLFITAYAINCFLKLSDHKKALLFN comes from the coding sequence ATGGAGCGAGATATTATAACCGTTTATTGTTTAATTGATGAGTATTTGAAGGTATCAGGGATAAAAGATGATGTTAGAGCTGAGATTAGTAATGCAGAAGTGCTGCTTATCGGGTATATGGCAGTGAATGATTTTAATGGCAACTATTTCAAAGCACATCAGTATGTTAAGATGATGCACTTGGTGAAAGAGATTGACTACACGAGATTTTTGCGCCGCTTAGTAAAAATCAATGACGTGTTGTCCACACTTTTTTTGTTTTTAGGCTCATTGTTTCAGCGATTAAACGGTGCCAAGATTTACTCCGTAGATTCTTTTCCTGTTGAATTGTGTCAGATAACGAGGCAAAGCAGAGTCAGATTGTGGAGTGATCCATCTTTGAAAGGTTACAATGCATCCAAAGGGAGATTCTTTTATGGGCTTAAAGTCCATATGGTGGTGACGACAGATAAAGAACCTGTGATGGTTCATATCTCACAAGGCTCTATACACGATGTTACGGCTGGGTATCAATTCATGCACAATCTCCCCAAAGAATCGATTACGATTGGAGATAAAGGTTATATTTCATCAAAGTTAGAAGCTTTTTTAAAACGATTTGATATTGTACTATCGCCTATTGGACGTAGCAATATGCCAAGAGAAGATTTTAATGAGTATTGTACCAAGCGTAGAATTAGAAAAGGTGTAGAAACTGCCTTTTCTATGATAACTGCTAAATTTGGTAAAGTAATCAAGGCTACAACCATTGGTGGCTTTTTAACAAAGCTTAGACTCTTCATCACTGCTTATGCTATCAACTGCTTTTTGAAGCTTAGTGATCACAAAAAAGCCCTTCTGTTTAACTAG
- a CDS encoding helix-turn-helix domain-containing protein, producing the protein MNIQPIKTEMDYEKALERVDVLMEMNPEVGTPQSDELEILALLIEKYEENHWVIATPDPIEAIKYRMEELGLKQKDLVPMIGSKSKVSEVLNRKIGLSLSMIAQLSARLHIPLEVLVPKVFV; encoded by the coding sequence ATGAACATTCAACCTATAAAAACCGAAATGGATTATGAAAAAGCACTTGAACGTGTTGATGTTTTGATGGAAATGAATCCAGAGGTGGGCACACCACAGAGTGATGAGCTTGAAATCTTAGCCCTCTTAATCGAAAAATACGAAGAAAACCACTGGGTAATCGCTACTCCAGACCCCATCGAAGCCATCAAATATCGCATGGAAGAGTTGGGACTTAAACAAAAAGATTTGGTTCCGATGATTGGGAGTAAAAGCAAAGTCTCTGAAGTATTAAACCGCAAAATCGGACTCTCTTTATCAATGATAGCGCAACTCTCAGCACGACTTCATATTCCGCTTGAGGTGTTGGTTCCTAAGGTTTTTGTGTAA
- a CDS encoding type II toxin-antitoxin system HigB family toxin — MNIISKKTLVHFYEKHAQAKIPLEVWHADVRKAQWENSEQIKRDYASASFLHDNRVVFNIKGNDFRLIVHIDYKRKIVRVKFVGTHSEYSKINAEEI, encoded by the coding sequence ATGAATATCATTAGCAAAAAAACATTGGTTCATTTTTATGAAAAACATGCACAAGCAAAAATTCCTCTGGAAGTTTGGCATGCAGATGTGCGTAAGGCTCAATGGGAAAATAGCGAGCAGATCAAGCGTGATTATGCGAGTGCCTCTTTTTTGCATGATAATCGTGTTGTGTTTAACATCAAAGGCAATGACTTCCGCTTGATCGTGCATATCGACTATAAGCGAAAAATCGTACGTGTTAAATTTGTTGGAACACACAGTGAATACAGTAAAATTAATGCAGAGGAAATTTAA
- the rpsI gene encoding 30S ribosomal protein S9 has protein sequence MAKVYATGKRKTAIAKVWVSAPGKGSITVNGVDFEAWLGGHETIKKRVRQPLALTKQEASFDIVASTQGGGYSAQADAVRHGISKALAAMDADFRTILKPYGLLTRDSRIVERKKYGRKKARRSPQFSKR, from the coding sequence ATGGCAAAAGTATACGCAACTGGTAAAAGAAAAACAGCTATCGCTAAAGTATGGGTAAGCGCACCTGGTAAAGGGTCAATTACGGTCAATGGCGTTGATTTTGAAGCGTGGCTTGGTGGTCATGAGACCATTAAAAAACGTGTTCGTCAACCCCTTGCTCTTACAAAACAAGAAGCAAGCTTTGACATCGTAGCTTCTACTCAAGGTGGCGGTTATTCAGCTCAAGCGGATGCCGTTCGTCATGGTATCTCCAAAGCACTTGCAGCAATGGACGCTGATTTTAGAACAATCCTTAAACCTTATGGTTTATTGACACGTGACTCAAGAATTGTTGAGCGTAAAAAATACGGTCGCAAAAAAGCACGTCGTAGTCCACAATTTTCAAAGCGTTAA
- the rplM gene encoding 50S ribosomal protein L13 — translation MKATQAIKPSEVKRDWIVVDAAGKRFGKLLTEVATLLRGKHKPYFTPNVDCGDFVIIINAEKVEFSGTKLDTKLYHRHTGYFGGVKTEKLGDLLNNNPAKLYRLAVRGMLPKTNLAKEMIKKLKVYAGNEHPHTAQVKVEVK, via the coding sequence ATGAAAGCTACACAAGCGATTAAGCCAAGCGAAGTTAAACGCGACTGGATCGTAGTGGATGCTGCTGGTAAGAGATTTGGTAAACTCCTTACAGAAGTAGCAACACTACTCAGAGGCAAACATAAACCTTATTTTACTCCAAATGTTGATTGTGGCGATTTCGTTATCATCATCAATGCGGAAAAAGTAGAGTTTAGTGGAACAAAATTAGACACAAAATTGTATCACAGACACACAGGATATTTCGGTGGCGTTAAAACTGAAAAATTGGGTGATCTTTTGAACAACAACCCAGCGAAATTGTACAGACTTGCGGTAAGAGGCATGTTACCTAAAACAAATCTTGCTAAAGAGATGATCAAAAAGCTAAAAGTTTATGCTGGTAATGAGCATCCACATACAGCGCAAGTTAAAGTAGAGGTAAAGTAA
- a CDS encoding RecB-like helicase, translating to MNLSPYLALEASAGSGKTFALSVRYLSLLFMGANPQKIVALTFTNKSAAEMKTRIFETLKHLEDKDELEAICVQTGKSKETLLFEKERVMQTLLQADIKISTLDSFFSLILRHFALHVGLQPDFKVGQNGLDEELVERFIKGCKSKNLYNALIAFSINEDKKLGDLFSLLDMLYQKKSELDISTLDERHYPTLKPCLDILERIRDYFEQSGLSARGLATLKADTLSDLLSKKYLEREDFGYWDYKKYANETTDALLRELKQALNIYVNDKEAYFLGQLGKLFAIYDESLRALMGEYGELRFDDVTNLLYTLLRQEISKDFLYFRLDGVIEHLLIDEFQDTSIVQYQILLPLIEEIRAGQGVKDFKTLFFVGDVKQSIYRFRGGAKELFGYAKKSLHLDVNALDTNYRSTEQIVNFVNEIFTCKIKGYEPQKVAKATGEGYINVRIEEAIEPSVLEAIGILLKEGVKPKDIALLVHTNKDAKVFKALVQEQFPSLHVRLEATLKLIEVRSIKAIIALLKYLYFGDELYKAAFLVQCGMAWDTPLSKSGWDLDATPLVLVEKIIKTYGLFDGSADLLSFLEVASRYEEIESFLFALDELSDEAKSEDVDGLRVLTVHKSKGLEFEHVIVCDRLSRDNNRSDTILFSYDEVDIKGLYLTMGGRESVDTVYAKAKEQESVLMYEDRLNALYVAFTREKRSLFVCAKAQNSAFEMLDLSTTERGVIGVSTKETPIMPSAMNVYQPKRYGAQEVASAPEEEGESAEIASITFGIAQHYLLEMLDSFDESSLKRAYIALQNRFAPLLDEHTLQAIYQRGEKLITCKAFLDLIEGAKVYKEQPLIYQKERKQIDLLLEFPDKIIVIDYKSSKKQSAKHQVQVKLYQDALSSIYGLPVEAYICYLQNDGIELLKSL from the coding sequence ATGAATCTAAGTCCTTATTTAGCACTCGAAGCCAGTGCAGGCAGTGGTAAAACCTTTGCTCTGAGTGTGCGTTACCTTTCATTGTTGTTTATGGGCGCGAATCCGCAAAAGATCGTCGCGCTCACTTTTACGAACAAATCTGCGGCGGAGATGAAAACACGCATTTTTGAGACGCTCAAACATCTGGAAGACAAAGACGAGTTAGAAGCGATTTGCGTGCAAACGGGCAAGTCTAAAGAGACGTTACTTTTTGAGAAAGAGCGTGTGATGCAAACCTTGCTTCAAGCAGACATCAAGATTTCGACACTGGACTCTTTTTTCTCCCTTATTTTACGCCATTTTGCATTACATGTAGGGTTGCAACCCGACTTCAAAGTAGGGCAAAATGGACTTGATGAGGAGTTGGTGGAGCGTTTCATCAAAGGGTGCAAAAGCAAAAATCTTTACAATGCTTTAATTGCCTTTAGCATTAACGAAGATAAGAAGTTAGGCGATCTTTTTAGTCTGCTGGATATGCTGTATCAAAAAAAATCAGAGCTTGACATCAGCACGTTGGATGAGAGGCATTACCCAACATTAAAACCGTGTTTAGACATTTTAGAGCGTATCAGGGACTATTTTGAACAAAGTGGACTCTCTGCACGTGGGCTTGCGACGCTCAAGGCGGACACACTGAGTGATCTGCTTTCTAAGAAATATTTGGAGCGTGAAGACTTTGGCTATTGGGACTATAAAAAGTACGCTAACGAGACAACCGATGCACTTTTGCGAGAACTCAAGCAGGCTTTAAATATTTATGTCAATGACAAAGAGGCGTACTTTTTAGGGCAATTGGGCAAACTCTTTGCCATCTACGATGAGAGCCTCAGAGCTCTGATGGGCGAGTATGGCGAGCTTCGTTTTGATGACGTGACCAATCTGCTTTACACCCTTTTGCGTCAAGAGATCAGCAAAGATTTTCTCTATTTTCGTCTTGATGGGGTGATAGAACATCTTTTGATCGATGAGTTCCAAGACACGAGCATCGTGCAGTACCAGATTCTTCTACCGCTCATTGAAGAGATACGCGCAGGGCAGGGAGTGAAAGACTTTAAAACACTCTTTTTCGTGGGTGATGTGAAGCAGTCTATTTATCGCTTCCGAGGTGGGGCTAAAGAGCTGTTTGGGTACGCTAAAAAGAGTTTGCATTTAGACGTGAATGCGCTCGATACCAACTATCGAAGTACCGAACAGATCGTTAATTTTGTCAATGAAATCTTTACATGTAAAATCAAAGGCTATGAGCCACAAAAGGTTGCCAAAGCCACGGGTGAGGGGTACATCAATGTGCGCATTGAAGAAGCGATTGAGCCTTCAGTTTTAGAGGCGATTGGAATACTTTTAAAAGAGGGTGTAAAGCCAAAGGACATTGCGCTTTTGGTACATACCAACAAAGATGCCAAAGTTTTTAAAGCATTGGTGCAAGAGCAGTTTCCCTCTTTACATGTAAGGCTTGAGGCGACATTGAAACTCATTGAAGTGCGCTCCATCAAAGCCATCATTGCACTACTTAAATACCTCTACTTTGGCGATGAACTCTATAAAGCAGCGTTTCTTGTGCAGTGTGGCATGGCGTGGGATACTCCGCTTTCAAAAAGCGGGTGGGATTTAGATGCGACGCCACTCGTTTTGGTTGAAAAAATCATTAAAACCTATGGACTGTTTGATGGAAGTGCTGATCTGCTCAGTTTCCTTGAAGTTGCGAGTCGTTATGAAGAGATCGAAAGCTTTTTATTTGCGTTGGATGAACTGAGCGATGAAGCCAAAAGTGAAGATGTGGATGGTTTGCGTGTCCTCACCGTTCACAAATCCAAAGGTTTGGAGTTTGAGCATGTCATCGTGTGTGATCGCCTCAGTCGCGACAACAATCGAAGTGATACGATTTTATTTAGCTACGATGAAGTGGACATCAAAGGGCTTTATCTCACGATGGGTGGCAGAGAATCGGTCGATACAGTGTATGCCAAAGCCAAAGAACAAGAGAGCGTCTTGATGTACGAAGACAGGCTTAACGCGCTTTATGTCGCTTTTACCAGAGAGAAGCGTTCACTCTTTGTCTGTGCAAAAGCGCAAAACAGTGCGTTTGAGATGTTGGATCTGAGCACAACAGAGCGAGGCGTGATCGGTGTTTCTACCAAAGAGACACCGATTATGCCAAGCGCGATGAATGTCTACCAGCCTAAACGTTATGGTGCGCAAGAGGTGGCAAGTGCGCCTGAGGAAGAGGGCGAGAGTGCTGAGATTGCTTCTATTACCTTTGGAATTGCACAACACTATTTGTTGGAGATGTTAGACAGTTTTGATGAATCTTCGCTAAAGAGGGCTTACATCGCACTGCAAAACCGTTTTGCACCGCTTTTGGATGAGCACACCTTACAAGCCATCTATCAAAGAGGTGAAAAATTGATTACATGTAAAGCCTTTTTGGATTTGATAGAGGGGGCGAAAGTCTATAAAGAGCAACCGCTTATTTACCAAAAAGAGCGTAAACAGATCGATCTGTTGCTTGAATTTCCCGATAAAATCATTGTCATTGATTACAAGAGTTCGAAAAAGCAGAGTGCGAAACACCAAGTGCAAGTCAAGCTCTATCAAGACGCCCTTTCTTCGATCTATGGTCTGCCTGTGGAAGCGTATATTTGCTATTTGCAAAACGATGGAATCGAACTTCTTAAAAGCTTATAG
- a CDS encoding PD-(D/E)XK nuclease family protein: protein MLEVFATSRAVRSFYDTFLDANTLLPKAITIAELEQKAVLVPHHALVDEDMRVLLMQEASRFTKFELLYIEREFFTFLKNSTYLFRFFEELSHEKVALDALLSADTYEHYAEHLEVLQTLLKHYKAILSKHALYDRITLPECYELNVAYIRSLGAVRIHLEGFLSRYEVELLSQIATLIPLHVNVTISAYNQKMALLFAEFGIVLEQDNTYEINLSTKDILHVKPQNTSKQDIQVYGFSSRLAQMGYVQSTIAQFVEEGLKPEEIVVILPDERFAEVLRPFDTWHNLNFAMGISLKQSHFYQKLSSIEKAMRNDEIEDHLRVARLKIEPEILVTCKEIWHQKVVADVAMSFFEKLLSCDAKEQQNPLFQEVFFAFTHFLKHAPALRFEQVTKLFLNRLSVLSQDDVRGGKVTVLGVLETRGVSYKGVIVLDFNDEFVPKRSQKDLFLSSAVRAHAGLPTKRDRENLQRYYYHQLFSRAQKIAIAYVKNETSMPSRFLDELGFNTTVMADEKVLQLLLFDVNVPKNLYDQPFIDAPYDLKAFPLSATKLKTLLTCKRQFYFRYIQRLKEAKMPSTKIDEQVIGLALHKVLEDAICDESLLDKKSLYIKLETLLKEHNHHEVWSYFVDVWLQKLKPFMQNEVARFDEGFRVFKKEFSHAVPYEGFMLEGQIDRIDQKGDELFVIDYKSGKVPTTTERSLESTVDFQLVFYAFIASSLGKVGGVYYYDLKEGVLVSENFLEEKKALLHVKLQELSKPINGYEFCEEIKHCRLCPYVQLCGREEQI from the coding sequence ATGTTAGAAGTTTTTGCAACGAGTCGTGCCGTACGCTCTTTTTACGATACTTTTTTAGACGCAAACACTCTTCTTCCCAAAGCCATTACCATTGCCGAACTAGAGCAAAAAGCGGTTCTTGTGCCACATCACGCTTTAGTCGATGAAGATATGCGGGTGCTTCTGATGCAAGAGGCTTCGCGTTTTACCAAATTTGAACTCTTGTATATTGAACGTGAATTTTTTACCTTTTTGAAAAACTCCACCTATCTGTTTCGTTTTTTTGAAGAGCTTAGCCATGAAAAAGTGGCACTTGACGCGTTGTTGAGCGCTGATACATATGAGCACTATGCAGAGCACTTGGAAGTGCTTCAAACGCTTCTTAAGCACTACAAAGCAATTCTTTCTAAACACGCTTTGTACGATCGCATCACGCTTCCCGAATGCTATGAACTCAATGTTGCGTATATTCGCTCACTAGGTGCTGTTCGCATTCATTTGGAAGGCTTTTTGAGTCGTTATGAGGTGGAACTTCTGAGCCAAATAGCCACACTGATTCCTTTACATGTAAACGTTACCATCAGTGCTTACAATCAAAAAATGGCGTTACTGTTTGCCGAATTTGGTATTGTGCTAGAACAAGACAACACCTATGAGATCAATCTTTCAACAAAAGATATTTTACATGTAAAGCCTCAAAATACTTCCAAACAAGATATCCAAGTTTACGGCTTTTCCTCACGTCTCGCACAAATGGGCTATGTGCAAAGTACTATTGCTCAGTTTGTGGAAGAGGGTTTAAAGCCAGAAGAGATCGTGGTGATTTTACCTGATGAGCGTTTCGCTGAAGTGCTACGCCCGTTTGATACATGGCACAATCTCAACTTTGCAATGGGCATAAGCCTGAAGCAGAGCCATTTTTATCAAAAACTAAGTAGCATTGAAAAAGCAATGCGCAATGACGAGATCGAAGATCATCTCCGTGTTGCTCGCTTAAAAATAGAGCCTGAAATATTGGTTACATGTAAAGAGATTTGGCATCAAAAAGTAGTTGCAGACGTTGCCATGAGTTTCTTTGAAAAATTGCTTTCCTGTGATGCCAAAGAGCAGCAAAATCCTCTGTTTCAAGAGGTCTTCTTTGCTTTTACACATTTTTTAAAACATGCTCCCGCTCTTCGTTTTGAACAAGTCACCAAACTCTTTTTAAACCGGCTCTCTGTACTGAGTCAAGACGATGTTCGCGGTGGGAAAGTGACGGTTTTAGGCGTGCTGGAAACCAGAGGTGTGAGCTACAAAGGCGTCATCGTTTTAGATTTCAACGATGAGTTTGTGCCAAAGCGAAGTCAAAAAGACCTCTTTCTCTCCTCTGCAGTTCGCGCACACGCAGGACTTCCCACCAAAAGGGATCGAGAGAATTTACAACGTTATTACTACCATCAGCTTTTTTCTCGCGCACAGAAAATTGCCATTGCTTATGTGAAAAATGAGACAAGTATGCCTTCACGCTTTTTGGATGAGCTTGGGTTCAATACCACTGTTATGGCAGATGAAAAAGTATTGCAACTGCTTCTCTTTGATGTCAATGTTCCTAAAAACCTGTACGATCAGCCTTTTATCGACGCTCCGTATGATCTTAAAGCATTTCCACTCTCCGCAACGAAGCTTAAGACGTTACTTACATGTAAACGTCAATTTTACTTTCGCTACATCCAAAGGCTGAAAGAGGCGAAGATGCCAAGCACTAAAATTGATGAGCAAGTCATTGGCTTGGCACTTCATAAAGTCCTTGAAGATGCGATTTGTGATGAATCACTTTTGGATAAAAAGAGCCTTTATATCAAACTTGAAACGCTTTTAAAAGAGCACAATCACCATGAAGTGTGGAGTTACTTTGTCGATGTGTGGCTTCAAAAATTGAAACCTTTTATGCAGAATGAAGTAGCACGCTTTGATGAGGGCTTTCGCGTTTTCAAAAAAGAGTTTTCACATGCTGTGCCCTATGAAGGTTTTATGTTAGAAGGGCAGATTGACCGTATCGATCAAAAAGGGGATGAGCTGTTTGTCATCGACTATAAAAGCGGCAAAGTGCCAACGACCACGGAGCGTTCACTAGAAAGCACGGTTGATTTTCAACTGGTCTTTTACGCGTTTATCGCAAGCTCTTTGGGCAAGGTTGGAGGCGTTTATTATTACGATCTAAAAGAGGGTGTTTTAGTGAGCGAAAACTTCCTTGAAGAGAAGAAAGCGCTTTTACATGTAAAGCTACAAGAGCTTTCAAAACCGATCAACGGGTATGAATTTTGCGAGGAGATAAAGCATTGCAGGCTTTGCCCGTATGTGCAGTTGTGTGGACGTGAGGAGCAGATATGA
- a CDS encoding FixH family protein yields MDKVKSEHTYYPHVVIGMIIGCVISCGFTIKIAMDNPVEMDTFYMAKYQQVDHSINTILELQEKFNAKFDLAYSTEKFEMGQNSITIRLSDKSGQPVNDANVMMMLSRPDSNKENKEMKPSLVENGNYTFGPFEINKPGRWQILSKIDVGEFKGYHKNEAYAPQ; encoded by the coding sequence GTGGACAAAGTTAAAAGTGAACACACGTATTACCCTCATGTGGTGATAGGAATGATTATTGGCTGTGTGATTTCATGTGGTTTTACGATTAAAATTGCAATGGATAATCCTGTTGAGATGGATACCTTTTACATGGCAAAATACCAACAAGTAGACCATTCCATCAACACGATTTTAGAGCTTCAAGAAAAATTCAATGCAAAATTTGATCTTGCGTATTCAACAGAAAAATTTGAAATGGGACAAAACAGCATTACAATACGATTGAGTGATAAAAGCGGTCAACCCGTCAATGACGCCAATGTCATGATGATGCTCTCACGTCCTGATAGCAATAAAGAGAACAAAGAGATGAAACCGTCACTCGTAGAAAATGGCAATTACACTTTTGGACCTTTTGAGATTAACAAACCAGGTCGTTGGCAAATTCTGAGTAAAATTGACGTAGGCGAATTTAAAGGCTATCATAAAAACGAAGCCTACGCACCACAATAG
- a CDS encoding TPM domain-containing protein — protein sequence MGSELFAKSGVKVILIAKKSGEGENILTYEQNFVKNLTTPYVLLTLFQAEKKVDIYASAGLEKEFDREALLSPFPWSGTIIPLLTSKKNDVSVGPALLNGYAELVEEIAQYRKIELESAIGSANKTTINLVRLLIYGFMAIVVVLIIYKRIKNRGQS from the coding sequence ATGGGTAGCGAACTCTTTGCAAAAAGTGGTGTTAAAGTCATCTTGATTGCTAAAAAAAGCGGTGAAGGTGAAAATATTCTCACGTATGAGCAAAACTTTGTCAAAAATCTAACCACGCCTTATGTGCTTTTGACTCTTTTTCAAGCCGAAAAAAAGGTCGATATTTATGCTTCTGCAGGATTAGAAAAAGAGTTTGATAGAGAAGCACTGCTTTCGCCTTTTCCATGGAGCGGTACGATTATTCCCTTATTGACTTCTAAAAAAAATGATGTCAGTGTAGGGCCTGCATTGCTCAATGGCTATGCGGAACTTGTTGAAGAGATCGCACAGTATCGCAAAATTGAGTTAGAGAGTGCGATTGGGAGTGCGAATAAAACAACGATCAATCTTGTCAGACTTCTGATTTATGGGTTTATGGCCATTGTTGTCGTACTCATCATTTATAAAAGGATAAAAAACCGTGGACAAAGTTAA
- a CDS encoding DUF4006 family protein: MENTNRSVFGIHGVTGMLIATVLLLSILGALTFFGLKAQQAVADKPYKITDPQALKMRDTANANQKVIAK, translated from the coding sequence ATGGAAAATACTAATAGAAGCGTATTTGGAATTCATGGTGTTACAGGAATGTTGATCGCAACCGTATTGTTGCTTTCCATTCTTGGGGCGTTAACATTCTTTGGGTTAAAAGCACAACAAGCTGTTGCTGATAAACCTTATAAGATTACTGATCCGCAAGCACTTAAAATGAGAGATACTGCTAATGCGAATCAAAAAGTTATAGCAAAATAA